One part of the Entelurus aequoreus isolate RoL-2023_Sb linkage group LG05, RoL_Eaeq_v1.1, whole genome shotgun sequence genome encodes these proteins:
- the il13ra2 gene encoding interleukin-13 receptor subunit alpha-2: MQVKMLTASKEILLLTFCMMEVYCSGIQVDPPEEIQLIDRGHLGYLEITWSLPASLIDMQECPIRYQLEYHNIRVQSWTVIKTIHRTYSDQFDLMNDIRVRVYTLLGGHCTNNTWVRSANYTELVQNSQSTGLQGSGVKNFRCVFYNMENMICTWKRNITSPSSLQLYLYYWHTELEKTEECPDYIATNGVRSGCNFTKRPLPLFTDVNLCVNGSSPKGPLKPTYISIQIQNYVKPDPADKPHLLSHTPLKLTWNKPHGKVPEHCLEYELEHTRVNPGGKYESERISTMLTSQTFPTSGEERNCFKVRCKLHTYCAEGSFWSKWSDKTCYGHIKKVQDMKKTHKKH, encoded by the exons ATGCAGGTAAAAATGCTGACTGCTAGTAAAGAGATACTGCTTTTAACATTCTGCATGATGGAGGTGTATTGCAGTGGAATTCAAG TTGATCCGCCTGAGGAGATTCAACTCATAGATCGTGGACATCTGGGATATCTGGAGATTACATGGAGTCTCCCAGCCAGTTTAATTGATATGCAGGAATGTCCTATACGTTACCAGTTGGAGTACCACAACATACGTGTACAAAGTTGGACT GTTATTAAGACAATCCACAGGACGTACAGTGACCAGTTTGATCTGATGAACGACATCCGGGTGAGAGTGTACACCTTGCTGGGTGGACACTGCACTAATAACACTTGGGTGCGGAGCGCTAACTACACAGAACTGGTGCAGAATTCTCAAAGCACAG GTCTGCAGGGCAGTGGAGTGAAGAATTTTAGGTGTGTGTTTTATAACATGGAGAATATGATCTGTACATGGAAAAGAAACATCACATCTCCAAGCAGCTTACAGTTATATCTTTATTACTG GCACACAGAACTGGAGAAGACAGAAGAGTGTCCTGATTACATCGCTACAAATGGAGTTAGAAGTGGATGCAACTTCACAAAAAGACCTCTCCCACTATTTACTGATGTCAATTTATGTGTCAACGGCTCCTCACCCAAAGGCCCCTTGAAGCCTACATATATTTCCATACAAATCCAAAACTATG TGAAGCCTGATCCTGCCGACAAGCCACACCTGCTTTCACACACTCCACTCAAGTTGACCTGGAATAAACCTCATGGAAAAGTTCCTGAACACTGCCTGGAATATGAGTTGGAACACACCAGAGTGAATCCTGGCGGGAAATATGAATCG GAGCGGATTTCCACCATGCTTACAAGCCAGACTTTTCCTACTTCTGGCGAAGAAAGAAACTGCTTCAAAGTTCGCTGTAAGTTGCACACATATTGTGCAGAGGGAAGCTTCTGGAGTAAGTGGAGTGACAAGACATGTTACGGACATATTAAAAAGGTACAAGAcatgaaaaaaacccacaaaaaacaCTGA